A genomic region of Desulfosarcina ovata subsp. ovata contains the following coding sequences:
- a CDS encoding AbrB/MazE/SpoVT family DNA-binding domain-containing protein: MARKKLVEHNALVQAVEMGTPQGEIMEKHGFKTVSALKTAYYNGLVALGKIEDVNTKRKKKNVDTKICVNGRGSLVIPKKLVDHLGIDPEDIFEVVKNDTGLELRKAEKPPKTILRKRVQPLMHRKASDYARLPN; encoded by the coding sequence GTGGCACGAAAAAAACTGGTGGAGCATAATGCCCTGGTTCAGGCTGTCGAAATGGGCACACCACAAGGCGAGATAATGGAAAAACACGGTTTTAAAACCGTGTCCGCCTTAAAAACGGCGTATTACAATGGACTGGTGGCCTTGGGAAAGATTGAAGATGTGAATACCAAGCGCAAAAAAAAGAACGTTGATACGAAAATATGTGTCAACGGCAGAGGAAGCCTGGTCATTCCCAAAAAGCTGGTCGATCATTTGGGGATCGATCCAGAGGATATTTTTGAGGTTGTGAAAAACGATACCGGGTTGGAACTGAGAAAAGCTGAAAAACCTCCGAAGACCATCCTCAGAAAACGTGTCCAGCCTCTTATGCACCGAAAAGCATCAGATTATGCCCGCCTGCCGAATTAA
- a CDS encoding type II toxin-antitoxin system RelE/ParE family toxin yields the protein MQCAFSPRAELDLEEIGDYIARDNPSRAISFIISFIQEIRELCFKITAAPEAFPLRRELGKDIRMVAFRHYLVFYTVSDSVRIERILHGARDIPSIFGE from the coding sequence ATGCAATGCGCCTTTTCCCCTCGCGCGGAATTGGACCTTGAGGAGATTGGCGATTATATCGCCCGTGACAATCCTTCCCGAGCGATTTCTTTTATTATTTCTTTTATTCAGGAAATTCGGGAGCTGTGTTTCAAAATAACGGCAGCACCGGAAGCCTTCCCGTTACGCCGGGAGCTTGGCAAAGATATTCGAATGGTTGCATTTCGTCATTATCTGGTTTTCTACACGGTCAGCGACAGCGTCCGGATAGAACGCATCCTGCACGGGGCCCGTGATATTCCAAGCATATTTGGGGAATGA
- a CDS encoding DUF262 domain-containing protein has protein sequence MIEDLIVTRNLSIKSDLITLKDVVENERFYSIPIYQRLYVWGEDQVTTLLEDLERATKTPDNYYFLGGTIIISNQSKYDLIDGQQRFTTLWLLSYELKNELEDFAYAHINKIYVKRISFTIRDFANQYFSNPDNYSQLTKEEKLQLEGITQAQKTIQTFLNAKERGNSIEFKKRLTMFLYEKVAFIETEMPSGIDENRLFEVLNNRGVQLQHHEIIKSKLIQYLPDYEKRKYAQIWEACSIMDNYIEKNIKDVCGFKWGDITQKETEEDNEIGLPADIINRIAKSTSDFEDKHLNEILELDKYSLKEDNEEYDYDSGKVRSIISFPMFLQHSLRIFIFNTKYEGFTSDKVAEVNEKKLIETFENHFYPYYLNQTDVKAFIELLLKLRINFDKHVIKWIEKEANQEIHLIKRLYQNKKVLQRKEPLSNEGLALLQSMLYHSQQITTLYWLTPFLNKTLQEDNTENLYKYLLKLDNLMFCSELSEDLSLRSWNLIDNKLNVFNPDIKALSRPSGTVFWSYWFYKTDFILWYLKASEQGDDWKNYRMTKKNSVEHISPQNRREYDENILWDENETLSDEEKKKRLDDFGNLVLLSIGMNSEYSNKSFAEKRTSFFEKKRLDSLKSALIFENRKWNWALCEQHRNEMITLFKEYFIKTMKSWTNE, from the coding sequence ATGATTGAAGATTTAATAGTTACACGCAATCTATCAATAAAATCGGATTTAATTACATTAAAAGATGTAGTTGAAAACGAACGCTTTTATTCCATTCCAATTTATCAACGCTTGTATGTATGGGGCGAAGACCAGGTTACTACTTTGCTCGAAGATTTGGAAAGAGCCACCAAAACACCTGATAATTACTATTTCTTGGGTGGTACAATTATTATTAGCAATCAAAGCAAATACGATTTAATTGATGGACAGCAACGATTTACCACGCTTTGGTTGCTGAGTTATGAGTTGAAAAATGAGTTGGAAGACTTTGCCTATGCTCATATTAACAAGATTTATGTAAAACGAATTTCGTTTACCATCAGAGATTTTGCCAATCAATATTTTTCAAATCCTGATAATTATTCACAGCTTACAAAAGAAGAAAAATTGCAGCTCGAAGGAATTACCCAAGCACAAAAAACGATACAAACATTTTTAAATGCCAAAGAAAGAGGAAACTCGATTGAGTTTAAGAAAAGACTAACAATGTTTCTTTATGAAAAAGTTGCTTTTATAGAAACTGAAATGCCTTCCGGGATTGATGAAAACAGATTATTTGAGGTTCTAAATAACAGGGGTGTTCAGCTTCAACATCACGAAATAATAAAATCAAAACTTATTCAATACCTACCTGATTATGAAAAAAGAAAATACGCTCAGATTTGGGAAGCCTGTTCCATTATGGACAACTATATTGAAAAGAATATCAAAGACGTTTGTGGCTTCAAATGGGGCGATATAACTCAAAAAGAAACAGAAGAAGATAATGAAATTGGTTTGCCCGCAGATATAATAAACCGTATTGCCAAATCAACATCAGATTTTGAAGACAAGCATTTGAACGAAATACTTGAGTTGGATAAATATAGTTTGAAAGAAGATAATGAAGAGTACGACTACGACTCGGGCAAGGTAAGGAGCATTATTAGTTTTCCAATGTTTTTGCAACACTCCTTAAGAATTTTCATATTTAACACTAAATACGAAGGTTTTACATCAGACAAAGTTGCGGAGGTCAACGAAAAGAAATTAATTGAAACATTTGAAAACCATTTTTATCCCTATTATCTTAACCAAACCGATGTAAAAGCATTTATTGAATTACTCTTGAAACTTCGAATAAATTTCGATAAACACGTTATTAAGTGGATTGAAAAAGAAGCAAATCAGGAAATTCATCTTATAAAAAGACTATATCAAAACAAAAAGGTACTACAACGAAAAGAGCCATTAAGTAATGAAGGTCTTGCTTTGTTGCAAAGTATGCTTTATCACTCGCAACAGATAACTACTTTATACTGGCTGACTCCATTTTTAAACAAAACTTTACAAGAAGATAATACGGAAAATTTATACAAGTACCTTTTAAAACTCGATAACCTAATGTTTTGCTCTGAACTATCAGAGGATTTAAGTTTAAGGAGCTGGAATTTGATTGATAATAAATTAAATGTTTTTAACCCCGATATTAAGGCACTAAGCAGACCAAGCGGTACTGTCTTTTGGAGTTATTGGTTTTACAAAACAGATTTTATACTTTGGTATTTAAAAGCAAGTGAACAAGGCGATGACTGGAAAAATTACCGAATGACGAAGAAAAATTCGGTTGAGCATATTTCGCCACAAAACAGAAGGGAGTATGACGAAAACATACTTTGGGATGAAAACGAAACTCTTTCTGATGAAGAAAAAAAGAAACGTCTCGATGATTTTGGTAACTTGGTTTTATTGTCAATTGGTATGAACTCTGAATATTCCAATAAAAGTTTTGCAGAAAAACGCACATCATTTTTTGAAAAGAAAAGATTAGATTCATTGAAATCTGCTTTAATCTTTGAAAATCGGAAATGGAATTGGGCTTTGTGCGAACAACATAGAAATGAAATGATTACTCTTTTTAAAGAATATTTTATAAAAACGATGAAAAGCTGGACAAATGAATGA
- a CDS encoding type II toxin-antitoxin system ParD family antitoxin — MPSSYVIGTHFEDLIKRQIASGRYSSASEVIRDALRLFEEQEELRAVRIEQLRRQINEGKNSGPGTLAADVFNRLETKYSRLEKES; from the coding sequence ATGCCATCCAGTTATGTCATCGGGACTCATTTTGAGGACCTCATAAAACGTCAAATTGCAAGCGGCCGCTATAGCAGTGCCAGCGAAGTCATTCGGGATGCTTTGCGTCTGTTTGAGGAACAAGAAGAACTGCGCGCCGTCAGGATCGAACAGCTTCGCCGACAAATCAACGAGGGCAAAAACAGCGGTCCGGGAACGCTGGCGGCCGATGTCTTCAATCGGCTTGAAACCAAATACAGCCGCTTAGAAAAAGAATCATAG
- a CDS encoding transposase gives MLILHDILEKLKNEFAQSSKGQERGIWFVYTIVAIIVPFASSRTSNILRCLKTVFGFSGISRKKFYTFMASPRIPWQRLWPTLWKLIPLPTTGGRLMLALDDSINAKTGKKIFACDKVFDHAAKQNQSRYPWAQNIVAVGLLKMIKGRWACLPLSYRFYLLKKTIERMNRDSNGPEVTFKSKLAMAVDMIGEIAAVFPRKRIVIITDSWFGNGGLWKPLKKQLGIWVDMISRLRSNSTIFELPPPPTGRQGRPRKYGRKLGNAAALAVRFKSLAKEYIVNLYGRNRNIVAYERVVMLKTIRCAVKVVWVYRKTQWVALYSTDLSLSAEQIIEYYGARWKIEALFKELKNDIGSADTQSRHPQAVSNHLHFCMLATTVAWIYASRVEKTPSRRHAVGGRRHFAFSDVRRSVTKAAMDKDFGRLFPVPRKSVFNSLVDVLLRMAA, from the coding sequence ATGCTTATCCTACACGACATCCTTGAAAAACTCAAAAACGAATTTGCTCAGTCCAGTAAAGGTCAGGAACGGGGAATATGGTTCGTATACACGATCGTGGCGATCATTGTTCCTTTCGCCTCATCGAGGACCTCAAACATTCTACGGTGCTTGAAGACGGTGTTCGGCTTTTCCGGGATCAGTCGTAAAAAGTTCTATACCTTCATGGCATCCCCACGGATTCCATGGCAACGGTTATGGCCCACGCTGTGGAAATTGATTCCGCTGCCAACGACCGGTGGGCGGTTAATGCTGGCTCTGGATGACAGTATCAACGCCAAGACAGGCAAGAAGATTTTCGCCTGCGACAAGGTTTTCGATCATGCTGCCAAGCAAAACCAGTCCAGGTATCCGTGGGCCCAGAACATCGTTGCTGTGGGGTTGTTGAAGATGATCAAGGGACGTTGGGCCTGTCTGCCGCTGAGTTATCGTTTCTACCTCCTGAAGAAAACCATCGAACGAATGAACCGTGACAGCAATGGACCGGAAGTGACATTCAAGAGCAAGCTTGCCATGGCGGTCGACATGATCGGTGAGATTGCCGCGGTGTTTCCCAGAAAACGGATTGTCATCATCACCGACTCATGGTTCGGCAATGGCGGCCTGTGGAAGCCATTGAAAAAACAGTTGGGCATATGGGTGGATATGATTTCCAGGCTTCGATCCAACAGCACAATATTTGAACTGCCGCCACCTCCGACCGGACGACAAGGCCGCCCGCGTAAATATGGCCGCAAGCTGGGGAATGCGGCAGCGTTGGCCGTTCGATTCAAATCGCTGGCAAAAGAATACATCGTCAACCTGTATGGCCGCAACCGGAACATCGTAGCCTATGAACGCGTGGTGATGCTCAAGACCATCCGATGTGCGGTCAAGGTGGTCTGGGTCTATCGTAAGACACAGTGGGTGGCACTTTATTCCACCGACCTGTCCCTTTCGGCTGAGCAGATTATCGAATACTATGGGGCCCGCTGGAAGATCGAAGCCTTATTCAAGGAATTGAAAAACGACATCGGCAGCGCTGACACGCAAAGCCGTCATCCGCAGGCCGTCAGCAACCATCTGCACTTTTGCATGCTGGCGACCACCGTCGCCTGGATTTACGCCAGCCGGGTCGAGAAAACGCCATCTCGCCGGCATGCCGTCGGCGGCCGCCGTCATTTTGCCTTTTCGGATGTCCGCCGATCCGTTACAAAGGCCGCGATGGACAAGGATTTTGGTAGGCTCTTCCCGGTGCCACGCAAATCCGTCTTTAATTCTCTCGTGGACGTACTGCTGCGCATGGCGGCTTGA